In Vanessa cardui chromosome 6, ilVanCard2.1, whole genome shotgun sequence, the following proteins share a genomic window:
- the LOC124530233 gene encoding protein lin-28 homolog has protein sequence MSGREDGNAVPSLSAGSVSGSGVTGVTGVTRRGRCKWFNVSKGWGFITPDDGGQDVFVHQSVIQMPGFRSLGDEELVEFECKESDKGLEATRVSGPSAVDCQGSHRRPLSKKRFRKIRCYNCGEFANHIAAKCSMGPQPKRCHNCKSEDHLIADCPVKVEKRKDDSQSKNSSSSQESPQGSPQQP, from the exons gTGCCGGGAGCGTTAGCGGTAGTGGAGTGACGGGCGTGACAGGCGTGACGCGGCGAGGCCGTTGCAAATGGTTCAATGTTTCTAAGGGCTGGGGGTTCATCACCCCTGACGATGGCGGTCAGGATGTCTTCGTCCATCAG agTGTCATCCAGATGCCTGGCTTTAGGTCGTTGGGAGACGAAGAGCTCGTGGAGTTTGAATGCAAGGAGTCAGATAAAGGACTGGAAGCAACGCGTGTCTCTGGGCCGTCCGCTGTCGACTGCCAAGGGTCACATCGGCGTCCGCTGTCGAAAAAGCGATTCAGAAAGATACG TTGCTACAACTGTGGTGAATTCGCAAATCACATAGCCGCCAAGTGCAGCATGGGCCCACAACCAAAGAGATGCCATAATTGCAAGAGCGAGGATCACCTAATTGCGGATTGTCCTGTGAag gtgGAGAAAAGGAAGGATGACTCGCAATCGAAGAATTCAAGCAGCTCCCAGGAAAGCCCGCAGGGTAGCCCTCAGCAGCCGTAA